A stretch of the Oncorhynchus mykiss isolate Arlee chromosome 23, USDA_OmykA_1.1, whole genome shotgun sequence genome encodes the following:
- the LOC110502550 gene encoding fibroblast growth factor-binding protein 2 — MRFLWPLFFLLCLRVLPSTEAKHQISDDKTLHLPPPLAGKMPKNSVTSSGGFSTKVGHNCTWDTSGEGVVNLLVSCNSGEQTYWCRYTGQPDLCQAYSDRKAQVRHWKQLVGKLKKRNNACKGEKVLKTPTCKAPMDSHMKLKEKGNSGGEKDPLPLAPEMVEKEEKKEDRTLLEERNWDGEINDMEPVENYCAEGWHSVCSFFVRFLEG; from the coding sequence ATGAGGTTCCTGTGGCCCCTGTTCTTCCTCCTGTGCCTTCGTGTCCTACCCAGCACCGAGGCCAAACACCAGATCTCCGACGACAAGACGTTGCATCTCCCACCACCATTGGCAGGCAAGATGCCCAAGAACTCTGTAACAAGCTCAGGAGGGTTCAGCACAAAGGTTGGCCATAACTGTACTTGGGATACGTCTGGGGAGGGCGTGGTGAATCTGCTGGTCAGCTGTAACTCCGGGGAGCAGACCTACTGGTGCCGCTACACTGGACAGCCAGACTTGTGCCAAGCCTACAGTGACAGGAAGGCACAGGTCAGGCACTGGAAACAACTGGTGGGCAAGCTGAAGAAGAGGAACAACGCGTGCAAAGGGGAGAAAGTGCTGAAGACCCCCACCTGCAAGGCCCCCATGGACTCCCACATGAAACTCAAAGAGAAGGGGAacagtggaggagagaaggatccATTGCCCCTGGCTCCTGAAATggtagagaaggaggagaagaaagaggataGGACTCTGTTGGAGGAGAGGAATTGGGATGGAGAGATAAACGACATGGAGCCAGTGGAGAATTACTGTGCCGAGGGATGGCATTCTGTCTGTTCTTTCTTTGTAAGGTTTTTGGAAGGTTAA